From a region of the Pseudanabaena sp. ABRG5-3 genome:
- a CDS encoding DedA family protein, which produces MNILEPKQLVDSLGSIGGHLAIWVIVFAESGLLIGFFLPGDSLLFAAGFLASVGKLNIFALIIGCFFFAVLGDNVGYATGKRFGHKLFSREDSIFFHKKHIIKAQNFYDKHGKKTIILARFLPVVRTFAPIVAGIGKMDYATFFKFNLIGGFIWTSGLSLLGYGLGNVIPDVDKYLLPITIAIVVISVVPSLLHLLPEREK; this is translated from the coding sequence GTGAATATTTTAGAACCTAAGCAATTAGTTGACTCTCTGGGATCTATCGGTGGTCATTTAGCAATTTGGGTGATCGTCTTTGCAGAATCTGGTCTACTTATCGGTTTCTTTTTACCAGGGGATTCGCTTCTATTTGCCGCAGGTTTTTTAGCTTCGGTCGGTAAACTCAATATCTTTGCACTAATTATCGGATGCTTTTTCTTTGCGGTACTAGGAGACAATGTGGGGTATGCCACAGGTAAACGCTTTGGACATAAATTATTTTCTAGAGAAGATTCGATATTTTTCCATAAGAAGCATATTATCAAGGCCCAAAATTTTTATGATAAGCATGGCAAAAAGACCATTATTCTTGCCCGTTTTTTGCCCGTTGTCCGTACCTTTGCGCCCATCGTTGCAGGCATTGGCAAAATGGACTACGCCACATTCTTTAAGTTCAATCTAATTGGTGGGTTCATTTGGACATCTGGATTATCTCTGTTGGGCTATGGATTGGGAAATGTTATTCCCGATGTTGATAAATATTTGCTGCCTATTACGATCGCTATTGTTGTAATTTCGGTTGTTCCTTCGCTTTTACATTTACTTCCAGAGCGCGAAAAATAA
- a CDS encoding endonuclease/exonuclease/phosphatase family protein, which translates to MKYVNIMMRSRFHNVKYLHILGLAVFGIIAIAAGCSNPFATANTPDQIRLGTFNLENFDGLNAAKVDAVSQIIERNFDVIGLQEVSPVAAEKLKEKLNKSQKWNFILGESGNKQRVALFYRQDELSAQKVTEWQQVNITGTLRSPLVTYIKAGQKFDFTLVVVHQKGGGGKDADRLRQNQSDLLRKEVDQYQKNSQSDPDLILVGDFNSPTWAEQNRGLRDAPLTFLTRSVETNAQENCLKKHGQPKTPDGRPRYSNRGTGCVIDHIAVSKAPKGAEEEYIAQSVQILDPQKDLGFDSDRTYFSKVSDHLPVRAIFRTK; encoded by the coding sequence ATGAAATATGTGAATATTATGATGCGATCGCGTTTTCACAATGTTAAATACTTACATATTCTGGGTTTAGCTGTTTTTGGCATAATTGCGATCGCTGCTGGTTGCTCCAATCCCTTTGCGACTGCCAATACCCCCGACCAAATTCGCCTCGGAACCTTTAATCTAGAAAACTTTGACGGACTGAATGCGGCAAAGGTTGATGCGGTGAGTCAAATTATTGAGCGGAATTTTGATGTCATCGGTTTGCAAGAGGTCAGTCCCGTTGCTGCCGAGAAGCTCAAAGAGAAGTTGAATAAGTCTCAAAAATGGAACTTTATCTTAGGAGAATCGGGCAATAAACAAAGGGTCGCTCTTTTCTATCGTCAAGATGAATTATCTGCTCAAAAAGTGACGGAATGGCAACAGGTAAATATCACAGGAACTTTGCGATCGCCCCTTGTCACCTACATCAAAGCTGGACAGAAGTTTGACTTTACCTTAGTAGTCGTGCATCAAAAGGGTGGTGGCGGCAAAGATGCTGATCGCCTGCGTCAAAATCAAAGCGATCTTTTGCGAAAAGAGGTTGATCAATATCAAAAAAATTCTCAATCTGATCCCGATTTGATTCTGGTCGGCGATTTCAATAGTCCCACATGGGCTGAGCAAAATCGAGGCTTACGTGATGCGCCCTTGACATTCTTAACCAGATCGGTGGAAACCAACGCTCAAGAGAACTGTTTGAAAAAACATGGTCAACCGAAAACCCCTGATGGTCGTCCGCGTTATTCCAATCGTGGCACTGGTTGCGTCATCGACCATATTGCCGTTTCCAAAGCGCCTAAGGGTGCTGAAGAGGAATATATTGCCCAATCAGTGCAAATTCTCGATCCGCAAAAGGATTTAGGCTTTGATAGCGATCGCACCTATTTTTCTAAAGTTTCTGATCATCTGCCCGTTAGAGCCATCTTTCGTACAAAATAA
- a CDS encoding serine/threonine-protein kinase — translation MLQPQEVINQRYQLERQLGQNAGRQTWLARDLQQENELVVVKLLAFGGNVQWEDLKLFEREANVLKQLDHPRIPKYRDYFSIDDRSLWFGLVQEYIQGNSLREYIAQGHKFTEAQVKQIAIAILEILIYLHELNPQVLHRDIKPSNLILTGTEGETRNIYLVDFGAVQDKASAEGKSFTVVGTYGYAPMEQYGGRAVAASDLYALGATMIHLLTGISPAELPQDDNAKIVFRDRTSASSHLVQWIQKLVEPTVKKRYGSAREALQALKEPSVPLTKPQPVVSIASAPTVSSRPKRRVYPPDNTNIQVEQSANQLRIIIPCQIWTAIAIWVLVIALGFFLQPFFPSFLMLIATFGNWSYIGVAFICLLLLIGTVNSLTTIILEIGEQETWLRRSLLGKIYWHAKFPTHELQRVEPKWKMIESKNSNLFSWLLWAASEPSEDNSMKSNVILYLAGVPYTLAVSDLRPTEVSWLIDVLEDFLHQIKIGNSR, via the coding sequence ATACTTCAGCCTCAAGAAGTCATTAATCAGCGATATCAATTAGAACGTCAACTAGGTCAGAATGCAGGAAGACAAACTTGGCTTGCAAGGGATTTGCAGCAAGAGAATGAATTGGTGGTGGTCAAGCTCTTAGCTTTTGGAGGGAATGTGCAATGGGAAGATTTAAAGTTATTTGAACGGGAGGCAAATGTACTTAAACAGTTAGACCATCCAAGGATTCCTAAATATCGCGATTACTTTTCCATTGACGATCGCTCCTTGTGGTTTGGACTCGTACAGGAATATATTCAAGGAAATTCTTTGCGAGAATATATTGCTCAGGGACATAAATTTACAGAGGCACAGGTCAAACAAATTGCGATCGCGATTTTAGAAATTCTCATTTATCTGCATGAATTGAATCCTCAAGTTCTCCATCGTGATATCAAGCCTAGTAACTTGATTTTGACTGGTACAGAAGGAGAGACTAGAAATATTTATCTGGTGGATTTTGGGGCAGTACAGGACAAAGCTAGCGCTGAAGGCAAATCTTTCACCGTAGTCGGAACCTATGGCTATGCACCGATGGAACAGTATGGAGGTAGAGCCGTAGCTGCCTCCGATCTCTATGCTTTGGGTGCGACGATGATTCATTTACTGACGGGGATTTCCCCTGCGGAGCTACCCCAAGATGATAATGCAAAGATAGTTTTTCGCGATCGCACCAGTGCTAGTTCTCATCTAGTGCAATGGATTCAAAAATTAGTTGAACCTACGGTCAAAAAACGCTATGGATCGGCGAGAGAGGCTTTACAAGCTCTCAAAGAACCATCTGTTCCCTTAACCAAGCCGCAACCTGTTGTCTCGATTGCTTCTGCACCAACGGTCAGTTCTCGTCCCAAGCGCAGAGTTTATCCACCAGACAATACCAATATTCAAGTTGAGCAATCGGCGAACCAACTGAGAATTATTATTCCTTGTCAGATCTGGACTGCAATTGCGATTTGGGTATTAGTGATTGCGCTTGGGTTCTTTCTGCAACCATTTTTCCCTAGTTTCCTGATGCTCATCGCGACCTTCGGCAACTGGAGCTATATTGGTGTTGCTTTCATCTGCCTACTGTTGCTGATTGGCACTGTAAATTCGCTAACAACTATCATTTTAGAAATCGGTGAGCAAGAGACTTGGTTAAGGCGATCGCTACTAGGCAAAATTTACTGGCACGCGAAATTCCCTACCCATGAACTGCAAAGGGTAGAACCAAAGTGGAAAATGATTGAAAGCAAGAATAGTAATTTGTTCAGTTGGTTATTGTGGGCTGCGAGTGAACCCAGTGAAGATAACTCAATGAAGTCCAACGTGATTCTCTATCTAGCGGGAGTTCCCTATACCTTGGCAGTATCTGATTTGCGACCGACGGAGGTAAGTTGGTTAATCGATGTACTTGAAGATTTCTTACATCAAATTAAGATCGGTAACTCTAGATGA
- a CDS encoding Uma2 family endonuclease, which produces MPFTIDPSIDPVVLPDHTQLPESDGTFVKNFQEHPQSILLTDSIEPVLQKIHPDRQYAIGQDSGIYWRMTEPPEKGAEAPDWFYVPNVPPLLNGIPRRSYVLWQEFIAPFIILEFVSGTGKEERDKTPWTGKFFIYEQVIRPAFYGIYEVQTASVELYRFVGNQFKLVPANDRGHYPIEELGIEIGIWQGQYQNLELPWLRWWDAQGNLLITGSERAEIESQRATKEYQRAEQERQRADRLLAQLRAAGIEPDL; this is translated from the coding sequence ATGCCTTTCACAATCGATCCATCTATAGATCCTGTTGTACTACCCGATCACACCCAACTGCCAGAGTCAGATGGCACATTTGTGAAAAATTTCCAAGAGCATCCCCAAAGTATTCTCCTGACAGATTCAATAGAGCCTGTATTGCAAAAAATCCATCCCGATAGACAATATGCGATCGGTCAGGATAGTGGTATCTATTGGCGCATGACCGAACCTCCCGAAAAAGGAGCAGAGGCTCCCGATTGGTTTTATGTCCCCAACGTACCACCATTATTAAATGGGATTCCGCGCCGTTCCTATGTCCTCTGGCAAGAATTTATTGCTCCGTTTATTATTTTAGAATTTGTCTCTGGAACTGGTAAAGAAGAGAGAGATAAAACTCCTTGGACAGGGAAATTCTTTATCTACGAGCAGGTAATTCGTCCTGCTTTTTATGGAATTTACGAAGTTCAAACTGCTAGCGTCGAGCTATATCGATTTGTTGGCAATCAATTTAAACTTGTACCCGCAAATGATCGCGGTCATTATCCAATTGAGGAACTTGGTATTGAGATCGGGATTTGGCAGGGACAATATCAAAATCTCGAACTACCTTGGCTACGTTGGTGGGATGCTCAAGGCAATTTATTGATCACTGGCTCGGAACGTGCTGAGATTGAAAGCCAAAGAGCAACCAAGGAGTATCAACGCGCTGAGCAAGAACGCCAACGCGCCGATCGCTTACTTGCTCAACTCAGGGCAGCAGGAATTGAACCCGACTTATAA
- a CDS encoding Cof-type HAD-IIB family hydrolase gives MAQDIKLVVVDIDGTISGDANQVNDAVKEAVKAAQAKGVKVAIATGRMYRSAVRFHELIASDMPLISYQGAFIKDPQTDELVGHWPVELEQALSLLDDLGEFATNDQLSIHIYVNDELYVRKMTAQTQAYAERSKVGVKVVGDLRKFLTSASTDHPPTKILALSDTAELVTEMLRVLKDRYTPQQLYLTKSVATFFEATNPIANKGTAVKHLAENILGFDRSQVLAIGDNFNDLEMIEYAGIGVAMGNSPEGLKPLADWVAPTVEDDGVAAAIAKFVL, from the coding sequence ATGGCGCAAGACATTAAACTGGTCGTGGTAGATATTGATGGCACGATTAGCGGTGATGCCAATCAGGTCAATGATGCAGTGAAAGAGGCTGTCAAAGCAGCTCAGGCAAAGGGGGTAAAGGTCGCGATCGCTACAGGGAGAATGTATCGCTCGGCTGTCCGATTCCATGAATTAATCGCCTCAGATATGCCATTAATTTCTTATCAAGGTGCATTTATCAAAGATCCTCAAACCGATGAATTAGTAGGACATTGGCCAGTTGAGTTAGAGCAAGCTCTTTCTTTATTAGATGATCTGGGCGAATTTGCAACTAATGACCAACTTTCGATTCATATCTATGTCAATGATGAACTCTACGTTCGCAAAATGACAGCCCAAACCCAAGCCTATGCTGAACGTTCTAAGGTTGGCGTTAAAGTAGTTGGTGATTTACGCAAATTTTTGACTAGCGCTAGTACCGATCATCCACCAACGAAAATCTTGGCACTGAGCGATACCGCCGAACTAGTGACAGAAATGCTCCGAGTCCTGAAAGATCGCTATACGCCGCAGCAACTTTACCTCACGAAGTCCGTAGCGACATTCTTTGAGGCAACCAATCCGATCGCCAATAAAGGTACGGCTGTGAAGCATTTAGCAGAGAATATTTTGGGATTTGATCGCTCTCAGGTTTTAGCGATCGGTGATAACTTTAACGATTTAGAGATGATCGAGTATGCAGGTATCGGTGTGGCGATGGGTAATAGTCCTGAAGGGTTAAAGCCTCTCGCGGATTGGGTTGCGCCTACTGTAGAAGATGATGGTGTAGCGGCGGCGATCGCCAAATTTGTTTTATAA
- a CDS encoding Sll0314/Alr1548 family TPR repeat-containing protein: protein MKRPLKLTSAPIFAPIFTSISASLLAALVSVATAMPSFAADPFRTSNARAIGSETQKAFELMFKEGNYVEAVKQIDKAIGTEADEPLVFALRASTFYAKEDYLGMQVAGKRVRRNAEALQGKDNLRAYLYLAASDLIEAGYIVKTEGVSSAPRALPLVQSVFDNIKKAQDIDPNDPELNLIKGYIDMLIASVLPLSDLESALASLKQYAAPDYLKWRGIALAYRDARIAAPALEAVNKALVSAPNNPELHYLKGQVLWMGNNVPEAKKQFELALSKAKQLNPSLLSEIREQCRNISGGVACPEK from the coding sequence ATGAAGCGTCCTTTGAAACTTACATCTGCGCCAATATTTGCACCAATATTTACATCCATATCTGCATCCCTATTGGCAGCATTAGTCAGCGTCGCCACCGCCATGCCTAGCTTCGCCGCCGATCCGTTTCGCACCTCAAATGCTAGGGCGATCGGTAGCGAAACCCAAAAAGCCTTTGAATTAATGTTCAAAGAGGGCAACTATGTAGAGGCAGTGAAGCAAATAGACAAAGCCATAGGTACAGAAGCTGATGAGCCACTCGTCTTTGCGTTGCGGGCTTCAACTTTTTATGCCAAAGAAGACTATCTAGGAATGCAGGTAGCTGGCAAACGAGTTCGGCGCAATGCTGAGGCATTACAGGGGAAAGATAACCTCAGAGCCTATCTCTATCTTGCCGCGAGTGACTTGATTGAAGCTGGATATATCGTCAAAACTGAAGGCGTATCTAGCGCCCCTAGAGCTTTGCCCCTCGTGCAGAGTGTATTTGACAATATCAAAAAAGCACAAGATATTGACCCTAATGATCCTGAGCTGAATTTGATTAAGGGCTATATCGATATGCTGATTGCCTCAGTATTACCTTTATCTGACCTTGAGTCTGCATTGGCAAGCCTGAAGCAATATGCAGCTCCTGACTATCTGAAATGGCGTGGTATTGCTCTAGCCTATCGTGATGCAAGAATTGCGGCTCCTGCCTTAGAAGCCGTAAATAAGGCACTAGTTTCTGCACCTAACAATCCAGAGCTACATTATCTAAAGGGGCAGGTGTTGTGGATGGGGAATAACGTGCCTGAGGCGAAAAAACAATTTGAACTCGCTCTGAGTAAAGCCAAGCAGTTGAACCCAAGTCTGTTATCTGAAATTCGTGAGCAATGTCGTAATATTTCAGGTGGTGTTGCCTGTCCTGAAAAATAA
- the petJ gene encoding cytochrome c6 PetJ, whose amino-acid sequence MKRIFSILAIALTMLVSLTFSQPAFAEVSAGAKIFNNNCAQCHAGGRNNVVAAKTLKADALEKYGKNTVEAITLQVTNGKGAMPAFGKKLSAEEINLVANYVLEQAQNGWAKG is encoded by the coding sequence ATGAAACGCATTTTTTCGATCCTCGCGATCGCCTTAACTATGTTAGTGAGTCTCACCTTCAGTCAGCCCGCATTTGCAGAAGTATCTGCAGGGGCAAAAATCTTTAACAATAACTGCGCTCAATGTCATGCAGGTGGTCGAAATAATGTAGTCGCAGCCAAAACCTTGAAGGCAGATGCTTTGGAAAAGTATGGCAAGAACACCGTTGAAGCCATCACCCTACAAGTTACCAATGGCAAAGGAGCTATGCCTGCTTTTGGCAAGAAACTGAGCGCTGAGGAAATTAATTTAGTAGCTAACTATGTACTAGAGCAAGCTCAGAACGGCTGGGCTAAGGGCTAA
- a CDS encoding superoxide dismutase family protein, which produces MNQNNFQSRFSSKFVVLLSCATVAAIATSTTAIAQTTQSRASSRIFNVKGDLVGTATFIQTPLGVKVDLKVQNLAQGEHMVHLHEQGKCDAPDFKTSGNHFDPEEKDDDDHMQMHHKHEHGKHKPAGDLPNIIVKQDGNGNLTALLPKLTLGSGKNSLLKQGGTSILIHAGANGKSTIPNVDFKTRIACGVIKSE; this is translated from the coding sequence ATGAATCAAAATAATTTTCAATCTCGATTTAGCTCTAAATTCGTAGTCTTGTTATCCTGCGCTACCGTAGCGGCGATCGCCACAAGTACCACAGCGATCGCCCAAACAACACAATCTAGAGCTAGTTCTCGCATTTTTAACGTTAAGGGAGACCTAGTAGGAACCGCCACCTTCATCCAAACCCCTTTAGGCGTGAAAGTTGATCTCAAAGTGCAGAACTTAGCTCAAGGAGAACATATGGTGCATTTACATGAACAAGGAAAATGTGATGCGCCAGACTTTAAAACATCAGGCAATCACTTCGATCCAGAGGAAAAGGATGACGACGACCATATGCAAATGCATCACAAGCATGAGCATGGTAAACATAAACCTGCTGGAGATCTGCCCAATATCATTGTCAAACAAGATGGGAATGGCAATCTAACAGCACTATTACCAAAATTAACTTTGGGATCGGGAAAAAACTCATTGCTTAAGCAAGGTGGAACATCAATTCTTATTCATGCGGGTGCAAATGGTAAATCAACTATCCCCAATGTAGATTTCAAAACTCGGATTGCCTGTGGCGTTATTAAATCTGAATAG
- a CDS encoding sulfite exporter TauE/SafE family protein, with product MLDLLLVAALGFLGSFGHCVGMCGPLTVAFSLSGKDKNPPNNSRSWQQHFYFHILLNIGRILSYAIAGAAIGAIGSVLVASGQLAGIESDLRRWLAILTGILLVWMGMVQIKPDGLPNMPFLNPMALVGLHQRLSAAMMKLSLHSHPLTPALLGMTWGLIPCGFLYTAQIKAAETSNMTQGALTMLAFGIGTLPSMIGIGVFAGLLSRDRRSQLFRMGGWITLTIGILTLLRTSDMVDYTGHAGLILLLLALAARPLNHIFKSWSSLMTYRRAIGVGAFVLSIAHTFHMIEHTFQWNFDALSFMIPRHQVSIWLGAIAITLMTPAALTSSDWMVAKLGKSWRYLHLLSVPALVLASIHTIAIGSNYLGAVSWTPKNWILTILCGAMTLGTLLIRTWRFRDQKAIK from the coding sequence ATGCTAGATTTACTGCTTGTTGCTGCTTTAGGATTTTTGGGGAGTTTTGGTCATTGTGTGGGTATGTGTGGCCCCTTGACCGTCGCTTTTTCGCTTTCAGGTAAGGATAAAAATCCCCCAAATAATTCTCGAAGTTGGCAACAGCATTTCTATTTTCATATCCTCCTGAATATTGGCAGAATTTTAAGCTATGCGATCGCGGGTGCAGCAATTGGGGCGATCGGTTCGGTGCTAGTGGCTAGCGGACAGTTGGCAGGCATTGAGAGCGACCTGCGTCGTTGGTTGGCGATTTTGACAGGAATTTTATTGGTATGGATGGGCATGGTGCAAATCAAGCCCGACGGTTTGCCAAATATGCCTTTTCTCAATCCGATGGCATTAGTGGGGCTACATCAACGCCTTAGCGCCGCAATGATGAAACTATCGCTGCATTCCCATCCGCTTACACCAGCTTTACTCGGCATGACATGGGGATTGATTCCCTGTGGATTTCTCTACACCGCCCAGATCAAGGCGGCGGAAACTAGCAATATGACTCAGGGGGCACTGACGATGTTAGCTTTCGGAATCGGCACTTTACCCTCAATGATTGGCATTGGTGTATTTGCAGGTTTATTAAGTCGCGATCGCCGCAGTCAGTTATTTCGGATGGGGGGATGGATTACATTAACCATCGGCATCTTAACCCTATTACGCACCAGTGACATGGTGGACTACACAGGTCATGCAGGTTTAATTTTGCTGCTCCTTGCTCTCGCCGCCCGTCCCCTCAATCATATTTTTAAATCTTGGTCGAGCTTAATGACCTATCGCCGTGCGATCGGTGTCGGTGCATTTGTGCTGTCGATTGCCCACACGTTCCACATGATCGAGCATACCTTCCAATGGAACTTTGATGCTTTATCCTTCATGATTCCAAGACATCAAGTTTCAATCTGGCTAGGTGCGATCGCGATCACACTGATGACTCCTGCCGCCCTCACTAGTTCTGATTGGATGGTGGCTAAACTCGGTAAGTCTTGGCGCTATTTACATTTACTATCGGTTCCCGCGTTGGTATTAGCGTCAATCCATACAATTGCGATCGGTTCTAATTATCTCGGTGCAGTATCTTGGACTCCAAAAAATTGGATTTTGACGATTCTCTGTGGAGCAATGACCTTGGGGACTTTATTAATCAGAACTTGGAGATTTCGCGATCAAAAAGCGATCAAATAA